A genomic stretch from Kogia breviceps isolate mKogBre1 chromosome 1, mKogBre1 haplotype 1, whole genome shotgun sequence includes:
- the TYW3 gene encoding tRNA wybutosine-synthesizing protein 3 homolog isoform X2 translates to MDRSAEFRRWKAQCLSKVDLSRKGSVDEDVVELVQLLNGREQFFTTSSCAGRIILLDRDINGSEVQKQNCCWLLVTHKPCVKDDVIVALKKANGEAILKFEPLVLHVQCRQLQDAQILAVRSTHGLEVPLTQKGKLMVTEEYINFLVKIANQKMEENKKRIERFYNCLQHALEKETISMISYPKEKIKEINNSSYTHKKKRNPEKACGKYITEENNKELENDDHDDPGISATIFPEDY, encoded by the exons ATGGATCGTAGCGCAGAGTTCAGAAGATGGAAGGCGCAGTGTCTGAGCAAAGTGGACCTCAGCCGGAAAGGCAGTGTGGACGAGGATGTGGTAGAGCTTGTGCAGCTCCTAAATGGGCGAGAACAGTTTTTCACCACCAGTTCCTGTGCTGGCCGCATCATCCTCCTAGACCGG gaTATAAATGGTTCTGAGGTTCAGAAGCAAAACTGTTGCTGGCTACTGGTTACACACAAACCCTGTGTGAAAGATGATGTG ATTGTAGCCCTAAAGAAAGCGAATGGCGAAGCCATTTTGAAATTTGAACCACTTGTTCTTCATGTACAGTGTCGACAGTTGCAGGATGCACAGATTCTG GCTGTCCGGAGCACACATGGCTTAGAAGTTCCATTAACCCAGAAAGGAAAACTGATGGTGACAGAGGAATATATCAACTTCCTGGTAAAGATAGCAAATCAGAAAATGGaggaaaacaagaagagaatTGAAAG GTTTTACAACTGCCTACAACATGCTTTGGAAAAAGAAACTATTTCTATGATCTCATAtcccaaagagaaaatcaaagagaTAAATAACTCATCATATactcataagaaaaaaagaaacccagaaaaaGCATGTGGCAAATATAttactgaagaaaataataaagaacttgAAAATGATGATCATGATGATCCAGGAATCAGTGCTACTATCTTCCCTGAAGATTACTGA
- the TYW3 gene encoding tRNA wybutosine-synthesizing protein 3 homolog isoform X1 gives MDRSAEFRRWKAQCLSKVDLSRKGSVDEDVVELVQLLNGREQFFTTSSCAGRIILLDRDINGSEVQKQNCCWLLVTHKPCVKDDVIVALKKANGEAILKFEPLVLHVQCRQLQDAQILHSVAIDSGFRNSGITVGKRRKIMLAVRSTHGLEVPLTQKGKLMVTEEYINFLVKIANQKMEENKKRIERFYNCLQHALEKETISMISYPKEKIKEINNSSYTHKKKRNPEKACGKYITEENNKELENDDHDDPGISATIFPEDY, from the exons ATGGATCGTAGCGCAGAGTTCAGAAGATGGAAGGCGCAGTGTCTGAGCAAAGTGGACCTCAGCCGGAAAGGCAGTGTGGACGAGGATGTGGTAGAGCTTGTGCAGCTCCTAAATGGGCGAGAACAGTTTTTCACCACCAGTTCCTGTGCTGGCCGCATCATCCTCCTAGACCGG gaTATAAATGGTTCTGAGGTTCAGAAGCAAAACTGTTGCTGGCTACTGGTTACACACAAACCCTGTGTGAAAGATGATGTG ATTGTAGCCCTAAAGAAAGCGAATGGCGAAGCCATTTTGAAATTTGAACCACTTGTTCTTCATGTACAGTGTCGACAGTTGCAGGATGCACAGATTCTG catTCAGTGGCAATAGATTCTGGTTTCAGGAACTCCGGCATAACagtgggaaagagaagaaagattatGTTG GCTGTCCGGAGCACACATGGCTTAGAAGTTCCATTAACCCAGAAAGGAAAACTGATGGTGACAGAGGAATATATCAACTTCCTGGTAAAGATAGCAAATCAGAAAATGGaggaaaacaagaagagaatTGAAAG GTTTTACAACTGCCTACAACATGCTTTGGAAAAAGAAACTATTTCTATGATCTCATAtcccaaagagaaaatcaaagagaTAAATAACTCATCATATactcataagaaaaaaagaaacccagaaaaaGCATGTGGCAAATATAttactgaagaaaataataaagaacttgAAAATGATGATCATGATGATCCAGGAATCAGTGCTACTATCTTCCCTGAAGATTACTGA